The following DNA comes from Planctomycetota bacterium.
CCGTCGGGCAGGGGCCAGGGGGTGTTGTCGTGGTCGTTGTTGCTCGAGAGCATCCGCACGTTCGAGCCGTCGGCGTCGCAGCGGTACAGCGTCGCCACGCGCGTGTACCAGCAGTTCACGAAGCGGCGGCAGCGCGACGAGCAGAACACGATGCCCCCGTCGGCGCAGTACGTCGGCTCGATGTCGTCGTCCGGGCCGTCGGTGAGTTGCTTCAGGCCCGAGCCGTCGGCGTTGATCTCGTAGAGGTGGAACGTGTGGGTGCCGCCCTTGCGGTAGGAGAACAGAATCCTCTCGCCGTCGTAGTGCACCTGGGGGTCGCGCACGCCGCCCTTCGGGTCGTCGAGCAGCACCTGGAGGGCGCCGGTGCGCAGGTTCAGGCGGCACAGGCGGCCTCCCTCGCCATAGCCCCAGTAGACGCCGTCCTCGAACTTGAAGCCGAGCTGCTTCGCCGGCGACTCGGAGTGGTCCGCATAGTTGCCGAACGTCACGTACCAGTGGTCCCGGCCCGGCACGCGGACGGCGAAGACGATCTCGTCCACGCCCTTCATCGGCCCGGCGTCGAGGAAGGCCTTGAGCATCGGCCCGGCGCGGAAGCCGCCCGGGTCGGCGGGGGCCGGAGCCGTCGGGGCGGCTTTGGGGGCGGCCTTCGGCGGCGGGGCCTGGCCGGCCATCGCCCATCCCACCCACACCACAGCCACGCACAGAGCAATGGGTTTCACCGCTTTTGCCTCCGAGCCGAGCGTGCCAGCCTCGTGACCTCCCGCTGCTTGCCAGCCCGCGGGCGGTTCAGGGGTGAATGATACGCGACATCCCCGGGGGAATCAAGCCCCAGTTTGACCCGCAGCTGCCAGGCTCGTAAACTGACGCCCAGAGAGGAGAGAGCCGTGGCCAAGGCTCCCAGCGACATCCTTCGCGTCGGCCTCATAGGCTGCGGCGGGCGCGGCACGGGGGCGGCGATGAACGCGATGAACGCCGACCCCGGCGTGCGCCTCGCCGCGCTGTGCGACGTGTCGGCCGAGGCCATCCGAATCCGCCGAGCCGGCCTCCAGCAGCAGAAGCCCGACCAGGTGACGGTGGACGACGCTCGCTGTTTCGTGGGCCTCGACGGCTATCTCAAGCTGATCGAGTGCGTGGACGTGGTGCTCATCGCGGTCGCCTCGAAGTTCCATCCGCTCTACATCAAGACGGCCATCGAGGCGGGGAAGCACGTCTTCTGCGAGAAGCCGCATGCCATTGACCCGCCCGGCGTGCGCCAGCTCGTGGCCGCCTGCGACCTGGCTCGGCAGAAGGGGCTCTCGGTCGCCTCGGGCTTCCACAGCCGCTACGAGCCCGGCTACCAGGAGACGGTCAAACGCCTCCGCGACGGGGCGATCGGCCAGGTCGTGGCCATCGAGGAACACCTGCTGCGCGGCCCCTATGCCCCCTATCGCCGCAACCCCGCGCACTCGGAGATCGAGCACCAGTTCGCCAACTGGGCCAGCTTCGCCTGGCTCTCGGGCGACGACCTGCTCCAGGGCCTCGTGCACAACCTCGACCGCGACAACTGGCTGATGGGCGACAAGCCGCCGCTCAGGTGCCACGGGCTCGGCGGCCGCTCGTCGGCGCCCGACGACTGCCGCGGCTCGCTCTTCGACCACCATTCGGTCGTCTATGAGTACCCAGGCGGCGCCCGCCTCTACGCCTTCTGCCGCACCCAGAACGGCTGCCACAACCAGACGTCCAGCGTCGTCCTCGGCACGAAGGGCAGGTGCGATCTTCTCCGCTGGCGGATCGAGGCCCGGGGCCAGGTGATCTGGCAGTTCCGGCGCCCCGACGGCCCGCGGCTGAGCGCCTTCGATGCCGAGCATCAGGCTTTCTTCAAGGCCATTCGAGCGGGCGGGCGGCTCGACGAGAGCGCGATCATGCTCCACGGCACGATGGCGGCCGTCATGGGC
Coding sequences within:
- a CDS encoding Gfo/Idh/MocA family oxidoreductase, with protein sequence MAKAPSDILRVGLIGCGGRGTGAAMNAMNADPGVRLAALCDVSAEAIRIRRAGLQQQKPDQVTVDDARCFVGLDGYLKLIECVDVVLIAVASKFHPLYIKTAIEAGKHVFCEKPHAIDPPGVRQLVAACDLARQKGLSVASGFHSRYEPGYQETVKRLRDGAIGQVVAIEEHLLRGPYAPYRRNPAHSEIEHQFANWASFAWLSGDDLLQGLVHNLDRDNWLMGDKPPLRCHGLGGRSSAPDDCRGSLFDHHSVVYEYPGGARLYAFCRTQNGCHNQTSSVVLGTKGRCDLLRWRIEARGQVIWQFRRPDGPRLSAFDAEHQAFFKAIRAGGRLDESAIMLHGTMAAVMGQLSCYTGSEVGWDQAMGSGFALGPAPEACSLAMPPPIAPGPNDLYPVPIPGMTRLT